A genomic window from Bubalus bubalis isolate 160015118507 breed Murrah chromosome X, NDDB_SH_1, whole genome shotgun sequence includes:
- the LOC123465373 gene encoding uncharacterized protein LOC123465373, whose product MVMVIYSSGDWGNYEEKMIPPLTLPLWKDPEAGTDTYVEGKQAGTVAVEGTGRSGSAPWQGLLVPEPGNPRPEVPSAHETRTYEQRRFPSLALSARRQNRSRHALRCLEGQAERSLETCGLERDRREEQEAVAAGHESGLLSVAKSQEEACQPRVEGQRLPPGFEASALRASNELSIHLVSWSRKCPTDWPQPEFWTAQHWKRLPDSRLQRTEWIQLFSL is encoded by the exons ATGGTGATGGTGATTTACAGCTCAGGAGACTGGGGCAACTACGAAGAGAAAATGATTCCTCCCCTAACACTGCCACTCTGGAAGGATCCGGAGGCCGGCACA GACACGTACGTGGAAGGAAAGCAGGCGGGGACTGTGGCCGTGGAGGGGACCGGAAGGTCCGGCTCGGCCCCCTGGCAGGGGCTCCTGGTCCCAGAGCCTGGAAACCCCCGCCCGGAGGTACCGTCTGCACACGAG ACACGCACGTACGAACAAAGGCGCTTTCCCTCGCTGGCCCTGTCTGCTAGGAGACAGAATAGGAGCCGCCACGCTCTGAGGTGCCTGGAAGGTCAGGCCGAGAGGAGCCTCGAGACTTGCGGCCTGGAGCGGGACCGGAGGGAGGAGCAGGAA GCTGTGGCTGCTGGGCATGAGTCTGGACTCCTGAGCGTCGCCAAGTCCCAGGAAG AAGCCTGCCAGCCACGAGTTGAGGGGCAGAGGCTGCCTCCTGGATTTGAGGCCTCAGCACTGCGG GCTAGCAACGAACTCAGTATTCACCTGGTCTCGTGGAGCCGTAAGTGCCCCACAG ATTGGCCACAACCCGAATTCTGGACTGCCCAGCACTGGAAGAGGCTTCCAGACAGCAGGCTGCAGCGCACTGAATGGATCCAGCTGTTTAGTTTGTGA
- the LOC102396260 gene encoding protein EOLA1 isoform X2 has protein sequence MKFGCLSFRQPYAGFILNGVKTLETRWRPVLRGHQHCTLAVHIAHRDWEDAAWRELLEQRLGMSPTQIQALLRDGDKFGRGVIAGLVDIGDTLLCPENLDPEEVEELENQALLPDLRQKYLTVLTNPRWLLQPIPGRGGKDIFLVDIPQHLIPFGQEACPSWAFKR, from the exons ATGAAGTTCGGCTGTCTGTCCTTCAGACAGCCTTATGCAGGTTTCATCTTAAACGGTGTCAAGACCCTGGAGACGCGGTGGCGGCCCGTGCTACGTGGCCACCAGCACTGTACCCTGGCAGTCCACATCGCTCACCGGGACTGGGAAGATGCAGCCTGGCGGGAGCTGctggagcagaggctggggaTGAGCCCCACCCAGATCCAGGCCTTGCTGCGGGATGGGGACAAGTTCGGCCGCGGAGTGATTGCGG GTCTCGTGGACATTGGGGATACTTTGCTGTGCCCAGAAAACCTAGATCCCGAAGAGGTGGAGGAGCTGGAGAATCAAGCCCTGTTGCCTGACCTGCGACAGAAGTACCTGACTGTGCTCACCAACCCCCGCTGGCTGCTGCAGCCCATCCCTGGAAGAGGTGGGAAGGACATCTTCCTGGTGGACATCCCCCAGCACCTGATCCCCTTTGGGCAGGAGGCCTGTCCAAGCTGGGCTTTCAAAAGGTGA